The genomic interval CAGTGGGGGGCCTGTCATATCACACTCTGGCTCCTACATCTCCAGCTCCCATTCTGTGTCAGGGGGACAGAGGCctgtagtggtggtggtggaacaGCATGGCTCTGGTGGTCCTGGAGGGGTTCAAGGTATCCCCTGTAGTAATAGTGGCCTTTCAGGCAAACCCTGTCCCCCTATCACTTCTGTACAGCAGTCCTATGGTGGCTATGAGGTGGTAGGTGGCTCCTCTAACAGTTACCTGGTCCCAGGCATGACCTACAGTGGGGGTAAAATCTACCCTGTGGGCTACTTCACCAAAGAAAACCCTATCAAGGGCTCTCCAGGGGTCCCTTCCTTTGCAGCTGGCCCCCCCATCTCTGAGGGCAAATACTTCTCCAGCAACCCCATCATTCCCAGCCACAGCTCTTCTAGTTCCAATATCTACCAGTCGGGAACTTCCCCAGTCATTGCATTCCAGCCTGTGGGCACTGGTGGTGTCCAGCTCTGTGGAGGCTCCACAGGCTCTAAGGGACCCTGCTCCCCCTCCGGTTCTAGAGTGCATATCAGTTCTAGCATTTCCAGCAGTTCCAGTTCATCCTACCACCCCTGTGGAAGTGCCACTCAGGGGCCCTGCTTCCCTCCAGGTACTGGCTCTATTGGTGGCAGCTCCGGCTCCCTATCCAGTGGCAAAATTGTCCTTCAGCCCTGTGGCAGCAAGTCCACCTCTTCTGGTCAGCCTTGCATTTCTGTTTCCTCCTCAACATTGAGTGGAGGTCCCGATGGCTCTCCTCAGCCCGATCCCTCTGCTGGTGCCAAGCCCTGTGGCCTCAGCAGCTCTGGAAGAGTGCCTTGTCGCTCCATCCGGGACATCCTGGCCCAAGTGAAGCCTCACAAGCCCCAGTTAGCTGATCCTGAAGTTTTCCTACCCCAGGGAGAATTACTTGACAAGCCATAAGTCAgtttttcatatgtgcatgcatgggcacacacacatacacacacacatcat from Castor canadensis chromosome 8, mCasCan1.hap1v2, whole genome shotgun sequence carries:
- the Cdsn gene encoding corneodesmosin, with the protein product MGSSRAPCMGRVGGQGMMALLLASLFLQGTLAKSIGTVLDPCKDPTRIISPNDPCLIGKSGSKSFISQGGSSSHGGSSGSSSSSSSGSSSGSSGGSSGSSISSGGSSGSSVIQGGSSGSSVFKPGTGYSQISYSSGSGSSLQSSSSFSQSGSSSSQSGGSREGLPTGDSSSGSFQYGGGSSFSPSSGMSSSSVQSSSSSLRPCSSNVPDSPCSGGPVISHSGSYISSSHSVSGGQRPVVVVVEQHGSGGPGGVQGIPCSNSGLSGKPCPPITSVQQSYGGYEVVGGSSNSYLVPGMTYSGGKIYPVGYFTKENPIKGSPGVPSFAAGPPISEGKYFSSNPIIPSHSSSSSNIYQSGTSPVIAFQPVGTGGVQLCGGSTGSKGPCSPSGSRVHISSSISSSSSSSYHPCGSATQGPCFPPGTGSIGGSSGSLSSGKIVLQPCGSKSTSSGQPCISVSSSTLSGGPDGSPQPDPSAGAKPCGLSSSGRVPCRSIRDILAQVKPHKPQLADPEVFLPQGELLDKP